The following is a genomic window from Polaribacter atrinae.
GGTAGTTTCTGTAATGTAATTTAAAAGTGAAGTTTGCATTTCCTTTTCATTTCTAATAGGATGCACGGGGCAGTTCTTTAAAAAAGGATAAAATTCTTTTCCATCAAATTTAAAGATATTCATACTTACTCTTAGTTTACCGTCTCTGTCATAAAAATTAGGCACTTCTTTTTCAGAAGGTTTTTCAAGAATATTGATAAGGTTATTTTCTGCATTTAATTTGGTTAAAGCAAATTTAGAAATTCGTTCTAACGGAAACTCTAAAGTGTCTCTATTATAACTGATAAAAGCATTTTTATGTTCAGTTTTTCTAAGTAAGCTCAATGCTTCTGTAGAGTATAAATTATCGCTATTGCAAACCGTATAAAATTGATTGTTCAATTCTGGAAATTGTTCTACAGCTTGCAAAAGAGCATCTGCAGTACCAAAAGGTTTAACCCTGTCTTTAGGTATGTATTGTATTGGAAAAGATATGTTTAATCCGTTAAAATCGTTGTTTTTATCTTTGCTTCCATAAAACTCTTTAAACAAACCACCTTTTTCATTGATAACAATATAGATGTTTTTGTAACCCGCTTTTTTTGCATTGTATAACAGATAATCTAACACAGGTCTCCCTGTATTATCTAAACTAATTAAACTTTTACTTCTGTTGTTTGCTTGTGCAGTTTCATCAGAATTTATGGTTTTAGAAGTTGCTGGTTTTTTCATTCTAGAAGAAGCTCCGCCAGCTAATATTATCAAGTTATTGTGCATGTAAATTAGTGTTTTTTTTTGACTTTTTAAAAGTAATCAATTCAAGTTAAAATTGTATTTTTATTTTATGGATTTATTTTCTTCAGAAAGAATAAAAAATATTTTACCGTTTGATGGAGTTACAAATTATTACGGAATAATTTTAAATGCAAAGCAGTGTGCGTTTTATTATCAAAAGTTATTAGAAACCATTCAGTTTAAAAATGATGAAGCTATTGTTTTTGGTAAAAAGATACTTACTAAAAGAAAAGTAGCTTGGTATGGAGAGTCTGAATATTCTTATACCT
Proteins encoded in this region:
- a CDS encoding sugar phosphate nucleotidyltransferase, with the translated sequence MHNNLIILAGGASSRMKKPATSKTINSDETAQANNRSKSLISLDNTGRPVLDYLLYNAKKAGYKNIYIVINEKGGLFKEFYGSKDKNNDFNGLNISFPIQYIPKDRVKPFGTADALLQAVEQFPELNNQFYTVCNSDNLYSTEALSLLRKTEHKNAFISYNRDTLEFPLERISKFALTKLNAENNLINILEKPSEKEVPNFYDRDGKLRVSMNIFKFDGKEFYPFLKNCPVHPIRNEKEMQTSLLNYITETTNKVVGIPLSEHVPDLSSKDDIVTVKAYLKKHYALLDWNFIYKN